Below is a window of Staphylococcus succinus DNA.
GATCTTATCTCTAAATTGATTTATAGGACATTCCATGAGCATCAGAATCCTTACTACGCTGACTGTTTGCATTTTGTTTTGCTAATATATCACATATCCCATTAATTTTAAAAAATAAGCATGATTATTTCCTAGGAAATGTAGGTAATACTTGTTCATATATCAATGCATACCTCGTAGTGTTTTTTTTTAAGCATGAAGAAAACATTTTGAGTTTATTATTAGAATTTTATATGTAAACGTAATATAATTTTCACACTTACAAAAATAGGGGTGTGTTTCATGAATATAAAAAATAATACGATTCTTATTACTGGCGGTGCTTCAGGTATAGGATTGCAATTCACTAAAAAGTTTTATGAAAACAATAATAAAATCATTATCTGTGGACGTAATACAGAAAAATTAGAGAACATCAAATCCCAATTTCCCGAAATCATCACTATGCAGTGTGACATCAGTAGCACTGAAGATCGCTTAAATTTATACCATTGGGTTATTAAAAATTATCCAGATATTAATATGTTAGTAAATAATGCTGGTATACAGAACCGCTTCAATATTTTAACTGCTAATGCTGAAAATCATTGGTCTGATCTCAATACTGAAATTCAATCTAACTTTGAAGCGACTGTTCAATTATCCATTTTATTTAGTCAGCATTTTGCAAATCACAACACAGATTCAAGTATCATCAATGTTTCTTCAGGATTAGCTTTTGCTCCAATGGCTATTGCACCGATATACTCTGCAACTAAAGCTGCTGTACACGCATTTACATCTAGTTTAAGACACCAATTATCCGAGACTCAGACAAATGTTTATGAAGTCATTCCACCTGCTGTAAATACAGATTTAGGTGGCAAAGGCATCCATACTTTTGGTGCTGATCCTACTGATTTTATAAATGAGATTTTTGAAGGCTTACTCAATGATAAAAAGGAAATCGGTTACGGTTCATCAAATGATCGTCTTAAAATGTCAAAAACTGAACTAGATCAATTTACTGAAGCTATGTATCATCAACAAAAAGATACTATTTAAGTATTTATCCTATGAAAAAAGACTTAGAACTTGTTCTAGGTCTTTTTTATTTATCTCATTATATGCTCTTAGCTTATTTTAATTTCTACATAAATTGGTATGCTGTCACACCATATTGATATTTAAAAATAAGCAAGGCTCAAAATAATTGAACCTCGCTTTTCATTTAAGCCTTATATTTTATTATTATTCCTAGCACAGTCAAAGATGCTAATAATACTATTAATATTGTGTATAGCTTACTGATTTTTTGTTGATTTTGTTCTAATTCAGCAATTCTTAGTTCTTGTATCTCTAATTCTTCCCTAGATTCACTATCGCTTTGTTTAATAATATTGAGTTGATCTTGCTTCTTCATAAATACATCCCCTTTAATACTTTGTATTTACATTATACAATTTAAATACATATATATCATATTTTATCAACTTTTATTAATAGATTTCTAAATAATTGATAATATCCTCCTCTCATAATTTATGAAAGAAGGATACTGATTAATGTGCCAACATGTAATTGCGGGCTTCTTGTTCTTCTAAAAGTGTTAATTGTGTTGTTGCATCTTTAAGTGCACTGAGTGATTTCTCAAAATATATAAAAGTTACTTGATAGTAACCATTTCCAGCATCTGTAAGTGTTGCTCTTGTATTTTCATCTCCAATAATTTCCTTTGTCTCTTTCGATGTTTTAAAAAAAGTAGTAAGATGCTCAAAAGACAATATTTCGCTTTGCTCTATGCAAAAATAAAATACTTGACTGCTTTGCTTCTCTAATCTTTTTAAATAATGTTTATCGACAGACTGCACTTCATATTTATCATTTACCGTGTTACTTTGTCTAGCTTTAATCATTTTTATACCTCTACTTTCGATTTAAGGTATTAAGTTTGATATAGTATGAGCAGTGCTTTGAATACATAAATTCAAATAAGTGTTAAAGGAATAACTTTTATTTTAATACATACAGAATGTCCCAGTTCGAATAAGACAATACTGTATTTTAATTAACGTTTGGCTTGAATAAAATACATATCTTAATTCAATCATGCTATCTAAAATTGCAATGCTTACAATACTTGGGCTATATCCTAATAAATATACGGCACCAATATTTATTCTTATTCCTTTAAACAATACTATTCTACTTAATCACTTACGATTTAACATCATACCAATAATTTTTGAAAAAATCACGAATTAATACTCAAAATAATGATATACAATGAAATTGTAATTGGTTAGAAATTTGAATGTAATACATTTGTAAAAAAATTTATTTATATATATAAATTTACCCTTTACACATTAGCGTTTTAAAAATGATATCTTATTCATTTTTAAATTAATCTTCAATTTTTGGTATACGCACTTTAAAGTGCGTACTTTTTTTTTGAGCTGTTATATTTCATAATTGATTGCATAAACTTTATAAGGGTAATTAGCATTGAGAAAGTATTATTTTTAGAAATACGCTCCGCGCAATATTATATCAACG
It encodes the following:
- a CDS encoding SDR family oxidoreductase yields the protein MNIKNNTILITGGASGIGLQFTKKFYENNNKIIICGRNTEKLENIKSQFPEIITMQCDISSTEDRLNLYHWVIKNYPDINMLVNNAGIQNRFNILTANAENHWSDLNTEIQSNFEATVQLSILFSQHFANHNTDSSIINVSSGLAFAPMAIAPIYSATKAAVHAFTSSLRHQLSETQTNVYEVIPPAVNTDLGGKGIHTFGADPTDFINEIFEGLLNDKKEIGYGSSNDRLKMSKTELDQFTEAMYHQQKDTI